The Camelina sativa cultivar DH55 chromosome 18, Cs, whole genome shotgun sequence DNA window tttcagATTCTTTATCGATTATTAGATGTTACGAAAGAagcttttgattttattataccTTGAGATGATATTTCCTCTGTAGATTTTGACGGACGTTTCCAGTGTAGATACCACACATccaccaaacaaacaacaagccTTCACATATAAGAAAAGAGGTATGCGGATCTATACCGGGAACACAAGCAACAATGGACGCAGCAGTAAGACCTCCTTCAACTACAATGGAATGGCAAATACATGCTTTGGTACACGAGGTTTCCTCATCACTCAGAGTCTCATAGACACGTCCAAAGAGAACACTTGGGCAAATTAGTCCCTGCCAAACTGTAAAAGAGTGTGTTCAAGACATGGGAAGTGGACTAAAAACTAAGCCCCTAGTTGTAGtaaagatgaataaaaaaatgacaGATCTGTGAAAACTCTTACAACTAGTCATGTCCTCAGTACAGCCGAAGATTCCGGTAGTCCAAGGCTCATCAGCAGGAGCTTCAAAATTCTCAGGTAAAGGTTGGCCACACTCGTTACATTTGTGAACAGCTAGCTACGGACATGtttcaacacacacacacacacacagaatcAGAGCACAGATCCATACAGATCAAATTGTCAAAATCTAGAACTGAACACTAATCGAGCCTGCCTTAGTCAAAACTGACACAACACATAGAATCAAATTGATCATACGAAGAACACAAGTCAAGGATCTCTTGTGAAAATCACTAACATTATCGGTTAAAAATCAGAATCAGTAGTAGAGTAGTGGGCATATTACATGAGAAACCTCAATGGGTTGATTGAGTTCGCCGGGATTAATCTCATCGACGGGAGCTTGCTCCTTTGTTAACTTAACGTACCTCGACGGTGCTCCTCCGTCCGACATCTGAAACCAAAATTAAGATCAACCCAAAATCGAattgaaaaagagagataagaaaaaagGGATCTTGATTCGAACCATGTGAAGGATTTGGAGAAGAAACCGAAGAGTGATGATCTCAAAGGTTCCGTCTTGTTCCTCTGTAATTAAAGAGAAGAGGGATGTTTCTGAGGCTTTGTTAACCAAACTGTTATTCAAAAGACTAATttggtcttcttctcttccGTTGACTCACCATAAACTAGTTACCAAAAAAACTAGTAACGCATTCAAACAGGTacattttagaataaaaaatgtaaaagttaggaaattagatttttttagatttatataaaaacttagGAAATTATTAAGGGTAAACattgaatatgaaattatatatatatatatatatatatatatataatctctataATTAATTCTCTACTATCCTATCTACAtaaatcaaacacaattaactttttttttaataataattataaaaaaccTAAGATGTCCAAATAGAGTTTCATAATTAATACTTCCTCCTTTTCACAATGTAGtatgttttagagaaatttttttgtttcataatataggatgtttttcaagtttctatgcaagttttaaatttaattaatattttatactatgtagtattgtttctgattggttgaacttgttcaaaataaacattttttaatctttgtgttttagttaaaaaaaaattcttttatattttgaaactgaGGGAGTATTATAgatatttataaatcttttgttaaaatttaaatattatgattCTTCTATAATCtttgtttactatttttttattaattgtattGGATCATCATagaatacataaaa harbors:
- the LOC104761137 gene encoding cell number regulator 6-like, with amino-acid sequence MMSDGGAPSRYVKLTKEQAPVDEINPGELNQPIEVSHLAVHKCNECGQPLPENFEAPADEPWTTGIFGCTEDMTSFWQGLICPSVLFGRVYETLSDEETSCTKACICHSIVVEGGLTAASIVACVPGIDPHTSFLICEGLLFVWWMCGIYTGNVRQNLQRKYHLKNSPCDPCMVHCCLHFCAICQEHREMKNRLSDNFVMPMTVINPPPVQEMSASVPVSHHSSDLEMRPL